GTCTTCCATCACCCAGCTCAGCGGCGGTGAAAAGACCCTGACCTCCACCGCCCTGCTCTTCGCGATCTACCTCATCAAGCCCGCGCCCTTCTGTATCCTCGACGAAGTCGACGCCCCTCTCGACGACGCCAACGTCGGCAAGTTCACCCAGATGATCCGCAAATTCAGCGAGAACTCCCAATTCATCATCATCACCCACAACAAAACCACCATGTCCACCGTCGACGTCATTTACGGGGTCACCATGCAGGAGCCGGGCGTGAGTAAGCTCGTGCCGGTGGATTTCAGGACGTTGAGTAACTAGCGCGCCCTCGCGCTACGCCTTAAACCCGATCATCTGCCGCGCCGGCCGCGCCGGGTTCAGCAATTCCTTCAGATACCTGAAGATCTCCTCAATCTCAGCATCGTGTCCCGTTACCCGGCGATCCAACTGCTCCAGCTTTAGCAGGATTTCTTGATTGCTGACCCACATTTCCCGCATACGGGTGAAGACACGGATGATCTGGATGTTCACTTTGATGGCTCGTTCGCTGTTTAGGATGCAGGACAACATGGTTACGCCCTGTTCTGTAAATGCCAGTGGCATATACCTCCTGCCACCCCAACTTGAGGTAACAATTTGTGACCTCAAGTTGGCGAACTCATCTTTTGTCAGCTCAAACATAAAATCGGTGGGGAAGCGTTTGAGGTTTCGCCGTACAGCTTGTTTGAGCGCTTTCGTCTCTACACCGTAAAGAATAGCCAGGTCGTAATCGATCATAACCTTCTGTCCTCTAATTACATAAATGCTGCTCATGACAGTTTCGTCCGTTACCGCGGCCGATTGTGTTTCCTTTTCCATACCTCAAAATTGGAAAAGTTGCCCCTACCAAACATCAAATGTGCACAAAATATTTTTATTATCACTATATGTTTCTATATGGAAACCAGTAGAAACTCCGGGTAACATGGGGTGCCAAATCCACACCTCAAGACGGCGCCGGAATTGGAGGTCACCATTTGTGACCTCCAGTTGGGAAGGCTGACTGTAGGAGCATTTTGACAAACTTCGTCACCACAAACAAATCCAAACATTAGCCAAAAAAGTATTACATCAGCGATCCTGATGTTATTATTTTTATCCCACATCCGAGGCCTCGACATAACCAACCTTTACAATTGCTTGCTGTATGATTATGAAATATACATGCTGTGCACTGATCGGCACAGCGTTGCTGGCATCGTGCGGAAAGCCCACACTGACGCAGGACACAGGCGTAACGGAACCGAGGGCGGTCACAGCCGGTCTCGGCGACGGCGTCAACCTGCAGCCGTCTTACTATAATAGTGGAAACGTCACTTTTGGATGGTCTCTGATGAAGGCGAACATGAAGATCAAAACCGTGCGCATCGAAATCGAGCCGGGCGTCAGCATCAGCACCGCGGCGAGCTGGATCAGCCAGGCAAAAAGCAACGGTTTTGCGATCATCGCCACCTACCACAAGGCCTCCGTCCTTGGTTCGGACAACGTTTCCGATCTGCTCGCGGCGGCCAACTGGTGGAAGGCCAATTACGCCACGCTGGCAAAATCGGGTTCGTTTACCGTCAACCTGATGAACGAATGGGGAGACCACAACCTTACGGCCAGTGCTTATGCCAGTGCGTACAACCAGGCCATCGCGATCGTACGCACCGTGTATAGCGGGACCATCATCATCGATTGCCCGGGCTGGGGACAGGAAACGCATATTGCAGCCGAGGCGATCTTGGGCACCGGCGGGATCACCAAAATCAGCGATACGAAGATCCTGCCCTCGGTCCACGTTTATCCGAACGGCTGGAACCAGGCGCTGAACCACTGGCTCCAGAACTCGGACCTGGACGACCTCGCCACGGCCGGCAGGGGCGGTATCATCGGGGAGTTTGGGAATTCGCCCTCGGGCAGCGCCAACTGGTCGGGGATCGTCACTTATGCCAAATCCACCAAGGGCTGGACCGTCATGGCCTGGGCCTGGAACGGCGACGGCGGGTCTATGAATATGGTGACGCCCGCCTGGGATGCAAACCCCACGGCGTCTTCTTATAGCGAAAGCAGCTACTTTACTACTGTATACAACCTTCTTTAGGGTATATGACTACGGGCACGATAGCCTCCTTCGGGAGGCTTTTTTTATGTCCCCGTCACGAGCTGCACCATACTCGAAAAATCGATCTTTCGCCCCATTTCTTCGGTCAGCCCATACCGTTCCTGCAGGTAAGAAGGCTCGTTATAGGCAAGCCACACCTCCCCCTCTTCCTCCCATGCGAGGAGCTTCAGCGGCAGGTCGAGTGCGGACAATGGAAATGCCTCCATCAGCGGCGTGCCCGCCTTGGGGTTGCCAAAAACAAGGAGCTCGGTCGGTCGCAGGTCGAGCCCCGCTTTCCGTGCTTCGGCCTGTTGGTCGATACGTGCAAAGACACCGATACCTTTGACGGCCAGCAATTCCTGGAACCGGTCCAGGGATTCTTTTACCGAGTGGGGGCTTTTCCGGCGGACGATCCCGCGCGCGCTGTATTCAGTACTCATATTGCGAGGATTGGTTGTAATTTACACTATATTCGCTGCGAATCACCATCCATGGAACGTATTGCGCTATTCCCCGGGACCTTCGATCCGGTAACCCTGGGCCATCTGGACATCATCCATCGGGCACTTCCCCTTTTCGACCGGCTTTTTATCGGGATTGGAACCAACATCAGCAAGGTGCCCATGTTCTCCAACGAACAGCGGCTGGAATGGTTTAACGAGATCTTCAGGGACGAGCCCCGGATCGAAACCGTGGTCTACGACGGGCTGACTGTCGAGTGCTGCCGAAGGGTGGGGGCCTCTTATATCGTGAGGGGCATCCGCTATGTCAACGATTTCGAATACGAAAAGGCCATTGCCGACATGAACCGCAGCCTGGAGGGACACATCGAAACGGTATTCCTGACCTGTCTGCCGGAGTTCACGTCTGTGGCCTCCACACTGGTCCGCGACGTCTTGCGCAATGGCGGAGATGTGGCCAAATTCCTGCCCCCGGCGGTAGTAAAGTCGCTGGCGGCGGCCAAGGCAGCCGAGCCCACCGAGGCGGCGGCGCCGAAAAAATAACGCCCATGCCTTCCATCTGGCTCAACCCCGGCGTCACCATCGCCGACATACAACCCCTGAGCGACCGCACCATGGCCGGTCACTTAGGCATTCTTTTCACCGAAATCGGAAACAACTTTCTGACGGGCACCATGCCGGTGGATCATCGCACCCATCAACCCGCAGGTCTTTTGCACGGCGGCGCCTCCTGCGTCCTCGCGGAAACTTTGGGGAGCGTGGCTTCCTACCTGGTGATCGACCCCACACAAGCTCAACCCGTCGGCCTGGAAATCAATGCCAACCACATCCGCGGCGTGCGGTCGGGGTTGGTGACGGGTACCGCCACGTCGATTCATCTGGGGAAAACAACCCACGTCTGGGATATTCGCATCAGGGATGAAGGGGGGCACCTCGTGTGTATCAGCCGGCTCACGGTGGCGATCATTCGCCCGCAGAAGCCATAGAACCCGCCCGCAGCACGTCTCTCACCGAAGGAAACGTCTCTACCATATACGGCGCCAGGTCCTTGCGCGCGACCCACTTGATCTCGTGAATGTCTTCGATCGTTTGCGGAACGAGGTGTTCTGACGAGGCGGCCTTCATCCGGTACCAATAGGATTCTTTCAGGACCTCGTGGCCGTAGTCGTTGTAGGTATGATACGTGGTCAACAAAAAGGCGCCCAAAGATGCGGCCTGTAACCCGGTCTCCTCATGGACCTCACGAAGCGCGCATTGTTCGATCGTTTCACCCGGGTCGAGTTTGCCCTTGGGCAGGTCCCATTTGCCCCGGCGATGGATAAGGAGCACTTCGTGTGCTTCATTTTCCACCAAACCACCGCCCGCTTTGACGATGGTGAAGTGTTTCCAGAATGCCTTCTTCAGCACGTCGAGTTTCGAGTGCCAGAGGATACCCGCCTGGTAGTCGGGTTTGACGATCTCGTGGAGCAACGACTTGATGGCCGGGCCGGAGACCTCGTCCAGGAAAATGGTGTCGGGATGGTGCAGGTATTCGTGCAGCGTATCGTCGATCTCGTCGCACAGAAAAACCGGTTTCTCCCCGAAGTAGATTTTAATATACATACCTTTGCGCTGTATGACCAATCAAAAGGCTGTAGCCGAAAGGCTTCTGCAAATTAACGCCATTCGGTTGAATCCCGAAAGTCCGTTTACCTGGACGAGCGGCTGGAAAAGCCCGATCTACTGTGACAACCGGAAAGCCCTTGGGTTTCCCCCGGTCCGGGAGTTCATCAAAAGCGAGTTTTGCAACCTCATCTTTACCGAGCTGGAAGACGCCGGGGTCCTGGCCGGGGTAGCCACCGCCGGGATCGCCTGGGGGGCCATGGCCGCCGACCAACTGAAACTGCCCTACGTCTATGTCCGCTCCAAACCCAAGGAACACGGGCTGGGCAACCAGATCGAGGGGCACTTCGAACCCGGCCAGAAGACGGTGGTCGTCGAGGATCTTTTTTCTACAGGGAAAAGTAGTTTGGAAGCCGTCGCCGTTCTTCGTCAGGCCGGCGCCGAGGTGATCGGTGCGGTAGGTATTTTCGACTATGGCTTCGACACGGCCAGGGACGCCTTTGCCGCGGCCGGGGTACCCTACTACGCCCTGAGCAACTACGCCACCCTGATCGAACTGGCTGTCGAACGCGGCCTCGTCAATCCCAGCCAGCAGGCGTTGCTGATGGAATGGAGGCAAAACCCGGCCTTATGGGGCAAATGAGCGGCACCCCAAAAAGTCGTAACTTAGGACAAAACGAACCCTATATGCGGCACATCAGAACAATCCTTCTTGGCCTCATCGGCCTGGCCTTTGCCACCGGCGCATCCGCCCAGATGAAGGACAAGGTAACGGATACCCTCAAGACCCCCACCGTCCAGTGCGAGATGTGCAAAAAGCGCATCGAAGACTATATGAGCCACGAGGACGGGATCACCAAGATCAACGTGGACTGGCGCAAGAAGATCACCATCGTGACCTACCAAACTTCCCGGACGAATATCGAGAACATCAAGACCGCAATCGCTAACGTCGGCTATGACGCGGGCGACGTAACCGCGAATCCGGATTCCTATAAGGCTTTACCGCTGTGCTGTAAGAAACCCGAAGACGGCGGCGGCATGCCGAAGAGGCAATAGCGCCCGCGCGAAGCGCGGAAAATGCGGCGGCGCGCGCCGCCCGCGAAGCGCCCCCTAAAATAACTTGAGGTCCAAACGCTGTTCCCCTTCAAAATGAATGGGGAACTTTTTTTGCACCAACCCCTTCGACGCCCGGACGAAACCATCGACACGGACATGTACCTGGCGGTTCAGATACGTTTGTACCCCGCTTTTGATCAACCGCTGGAGGTCGAGTTGCATGGGGAGCGTGATGGTAAATTCAGAACGCGGATGGATGTGGATGGTCGTGTCCAAAAGCGCATGTCCCAGCCAAAGCGAATCCAGGTAGACGTCCACTTCACCTCCTTTAAAATTAAACCCAACGTTGTTGGGATTGTAGTACACGACGTCCGCCATCACCAAGGGGTGTACGAAATCGAAGTGGGCCATGCGGCCGTTTTCGATCCGGCGGAATTCCAGGGATTGGTAGGAACGGCAGCTGGTCATCAGCGCCAGGCAGGTCACGGCTGCAAGCCATCGGAGTGTCGACATGGGCTAAAATTAGGAATTAAAGCGAACATTCCTTGATGACATCCTTGCCTTTTAGGGCAAGCCATACGATGTTAAGCGGATTTAAATCGGACAACAGCCTTTTTTTCTGTGCGGCGATGTAGGTGATTCGTTTGCTCCATTCGTCGTCCTCGATGGAACGAATGATGGTGTCTATGGCGTTGAACGGATCAAAGACGTCTATCTTGATAAAAGCCCTGTCATCGATGAATTGCGCAATGTTCAGACACCCATCGTAAAAACAAAGACATTCGGCGAGGATCGGGTCGGCGATTTTTTCCGTGAAATAATTGTCGACAAAAGAATTCTCGCACGCGAGGTGATACTGGTACGGCCAAAGGGCGTCGTATTTCTGGGTAATCTCCCCCTTGTAGGCGGTGATCTTGTCAAAGAATGTATCGGTATAGGCCTTGCCCCATAGGTCAAAGCCGTCTTCGATCCTCTGGTCCAACAGACGGATCAGTTGCAGCCTGGCAACATGCCCTTCCAGGAAGGTAAGGTCGCTGGTGACGGAGGACAGCAGCTCTGTTTTGGGGAGGTTGACCGTTTGTACATGTTGACGCTCGCCGGCGGAAAAATTTTGCCAGAAGGGGAGCGGGAGGTACATGGGAACGATCGATGAGGTTTCATGGGGGATCACATTCTTTGACTCCGGCGGTTCGGTGAGGAAGGTAACGGCTTTGCTGCGGTCGTATTGCCGCAGGGAATGGTGCGGGCGGGTCAAAATGGCAAGAACATCATACGATTCATCCGCTACCAGTTCCATGTCTTTCCAGACCGGGCTTCCGAACGCATATTGTTGCATGTGGTGGTACGCAGCCAAATGATCCTGCCAGAAACAACTAAACTTTACTTTTATGGACATGCACTAAAAATAAAAATTAGATAATACACTCCCTTACCCATTATTTCGATCTTTGGCCCCGAAAAATGGCGTATGTCCGACGAGTCCACCAAAGATCCATGGGTGAGACGGTTGCAAAGTGATGACAACGAGGCTTTTAAGGAAATATACCGGCAATACCATTCTGCTGTTTTTGCCAACATCCGCCGCCTGGTACATCCCGAAACCGTCGCCGAAGACCTGCTCCAGGAAGTTTTCCTGTTGTTGTGGGAGCAAAGGCATCAACTGAAGCCCGAACATACCGTGGCCGGCTGGTTGTTTACGACCAGCTTTTATAAGGCCTCTGCCCACTTGCGCAAAGCCGTAAAGGAAAACCTGCAACCCCTGCCCGACAGCATCCAGGACGTCCCGGACGAAGGCTGGGACGCCGGCCAGGAGGTTCGGCTTTCGGTCATGCATACCGCCATCGACCTGTTGCCCCCCCGCAAAAAAATGGCCTTCCGCCTCTGCCGCCTGGAAGGAAAAACTTACCAGGAAGCCGCCGACGAGCTGGGCCTGA
This sequence is a window from Dinghuibacter silviterrae. Protein-coding genes within it:
- a CDS encoding ORF6N domain-containing protein: MEKETQSAAVTDETVMSSIYVIRGQKVMIDYDLAILYGVETKALKQAVRRNLKRFPTDFMFELTKDEFANLRSQIVTSSWGGRRYMPLAFTEQGVTMLSCILNSERAIKVNIQIIRVFTRMREMWVSNQEILLKLEQLDRRVTGHDAEIEEIFRYLKELLNPARPARQMIGFKA
- a CDS encoding glycoside hydrolase family protein; translated protein: MKYTCCALIGTALLASCGKPTLTQDTGVTEPRAVTAGLGDGVNLQPSYYNSGNVTFGWSLMKANMKIKTVRIEIEPGVSISTAASWISQAKSNGFAIIATYHKASVLGSDNVSDLLAAANWWKANYATLAKSGSFTVNLMNEWGDHNLTASAYASAYNQAIAIVRTVYSGTIIIDCPGWGQETHIAAEAILGTGGITKISDTKILPSVHVYPNGWNQALNHWLQNSDLDDLATAGRGGIIGEFGNSPSGSANWSGIVTYAKSTKGWTVMAWAWNGDGGSMNMVTPAWDANPTASSYSESSYFTTVYNLL
- a CDS encoding DUF302 domain-containing protein, translating into MSTEYSARGIVRRKSPHSVKESLDRFQELLAVKGIGVFARIDQQAEARKAGLDLRPTELLVFGNPKAGTPLMEAFPLSALDLPLKLLAWEEEGEVWLAYNEPSYLQERYGLTEEMGRKIDFSSMVQLVTGT
- the coaD gene encoding pantetheine-phosphate adenylyltransferase; amino-acid sequence: MERIALFPGTFDPVTLGHLDIIHRALPLFDRLFIGIGTNISKVPMFSNEQRLEWFNEIFRDEPRIETVVYDGLTVECCRRVGASYIVRGIRYVNDFEYEKAIADMNRSLEGHIETVFLTCLPEFTSVASTLVRDVLRNGGDVAKFLPPAVVKSLAAAKAAEPTEAAAPKK
- a CDS encoding hotdog fold thioesterase, coding for MPSIWLNPGVTIADIQPLSDRTMAGHLGILFTEIGNNFLTGTMPVDHRTHQPAGLLHGGASCVLAETLGSVASYLVIDPTQAQPVGLEINANHIRGVRSGLVTGTATSIHLGKTTHVWDIRIRDEGGHLVCISRLTVAIIRPQKP
- a CDS encoding NUDIX hydrolase; translated protein: MYIKIYFGEKPVFLCDEIDDTLHEYLHHPDTIFLDEVSGPAIKSLLHEIVKPDYQAGILWHSKLDVLKKAFWKHFTIVKAGGGLVENEAHEVLLIHRRGKWDLPKGKLDPGETIEQCALREVHEETGLQAASLGAFLLTTYHTYNDYGHEVLKESYWYRMKAASSEHLVPQTIEDIHEIKWVARKDLAPYMVETFPSVRDVLRAGSMASAGE
- the pyrE gene encoding orotate phosphoribosyltransferase — encoded protein: MTNQKAVAERLLQINAIRLNPESPFTWTSGWKSPIYCDNRKALGFPPVREFIKSEFCNLIFTELEDAGVLAGVATAGIAWGAMAADQLKLPYVYVRSKPKEHGLGNQIEGHFEPGQKTVVVEDLFSTGKSSLEAVAVLRQAGAEVIGAVGIFDYGFDTARDAFAAAGVPYYALSNYATLIELAVERGLVNPSQQALLMEWRQNPALWGK
- a CDS encoding heavy-metal-associated domain-containing protein — translated: MRHIRTILLGLIGLAFATGASAQMKDKVTDTLKTPTVQCEMCKKRIEDYMSHEDGITKINVDWRKKITIVTYQTSRTNIENIKTAIANVGYDAGDVTANPDSYKALPLCCKKPEDGGGMPKRQ
- a CDS encoding LEA type 2 family protein — translated: MSTLRWLAAVTCLALMTSCRSYQSLEFRRIENGRMAHFDFVHPLVMADVVYYNPNNVGFNFKGGEVDVYLDSLWLGHALLDTTIHIHPRSEFTITLPMQLDLQRLIKSGVQTYLNRQVHVRVDGFVRASKGLVQKKFPIHFEGEQRLDLKLF
- a CDS encoding glycosyltransferase family 10 domain-containing protein, translating into MSIKVKFSCFWQDHLAAYHHMQQYAFGSPVWKDMELVADESYDVLAILTRPHHSLRQYDRSKAVTFLTEPPESKNVIPHETSSIVPMYLPLPFWQNFSAGERQHVQTVNLPKTELLSSVTSDLTFLEGHVARLQLIRLLDQRIEDGFDLWGKAYTDTFFDKITAYKGEITQKYDALWPYQYHLACENSFVDNYFTEKIADPILAECLCFYDGCLNIAQFIDDRAFIKIDVFDPFNAIDTIIRSIEDDEWSKRITYIAAQKKRLLSDLNPLNIVWLALKGKDVIKECSL
- a CDS encoding RNA polymerase sigma factor, which produces MSDESTKDPWVRRLQSDDNEAFKEIYRQYHSAVFANIRRLVHPETVAEDLLQEVFLLLWEQRHQLKPEHTVAGWLFTTSFYKASAHLRKAVKENLQPLPDSIQDVPDEGWDAGQEVRLSVMHTAIDLLPPRKKMAFRLCRLEGKTYQEAADELGLTTASVKDYVKTASQFVKQYVLAQSPALMGLCVLEAALYFQG